Part of the Permianibacter fluminis genome, CACCAGCTCAGTTGACGTTGGCTCGCCTCGTTCAGGGCGCCATCAAGACGCGCCAGCACTGCACCGGGTTGCACGTCTGCACTGATGGTCAATTGCACCGCGACGGCCTGCCAAGGCGCGGGCAAATTCAGCCAGCCGGGTGCGTTCGTGCCGAACGCGTTGCTGCTGTCCGTCAACGCCAAAAATTCACTGCCGGACAAGCGGAACCAGCGCAGGTTTGCCACCGCAGCAAGATGTTCGGCCAGTGTCAGCAACGCCGCATTGGTGCCGGCGTAACCGCGTTCGGCATTGACATTGCCAAGATTGCTCAGCCGCAGCCCAATCACCACCGAAGCTTGATGGGCGTGCTCCAATTCGCTCAGCGCGTCGAGCAGTGCCAGACGATTCGGCAAATGGCTGACGCTGTCGTGCTGCAATTGCGTTTGCAGCGTCTGCAATTGTCCGGCCTGGGCGTTGAATTGCGCAGCAACCTGCTCGCTCATCTGGCCGAGTGCCAGCGCCAGCGGCTGCAGTTCATGGACAACGGCGGAGGGCAATTGCATCGGCGCGCGCCGGCTGACGAATTGATGCGCGGCATCCGCCATCCGGTGCAGCGGCGCCAACGAGCGCTGCACGGTATACACCACCAGAATGCCCAGTGCGATCAACGCAATGGCCGAACCAAACAGCAAATCGACAAAGCTGCGCCACAACGCCAGCTGGGCATAACCGGTGTGGCTTTCGATCATCAGTTTGCCTTGCTGACTCCAGCCGCCACTGAGCAGCGCACCCGCTTGCGGCGCCTGAATCGGCAGCGCCCGACTGAACCAGGCCGGGATCTGCGCCGGTGCCACCGTGCTTTCGCGTTTGATGACCGGTTGCTCATTGACATCGAGCCAGAGAATTTGCCGGTAATAGCCGCGATCAAATACCGCGTCGATCATGCGTTCAGCGGTGACGTTGTCATGTGCGGCCAGCGCCGGCGCCATCGACAGCGCCAGACTGGTTGCCGTGTCCTGGGCATGGCTTTGCAACTGCAGCGCGAGAAAGTCGCGGGTGCGCTGCACCTGCAGCCAGAGATTGGCCGCCAGCGCCAGCATCAGCAGTAGCGCCAGCGAAATCTGCAGGCGTCGAGTCAATGACATATACCCATCCTCAAACGCTGTGCTCGCCAGCGCATCATGGTTTGCCGGGCGCCAGGAATGGCGCCTTCTTGAAATCTCGGGCCAAGCGGGCGAGCAATTCACGCCACGGTGAAATGCGCTCGCTGCTGCCCACCAACTGGCCGGCCCCGCGTTCCTTGGCCAGCCACAGATCGGCGCCGTTGAAACTGTAAACCGGCACCAGATCGGTACGCTGTGAAGCCGGCCGGATGTCGCCGATCAGATTGTCCAGCACCAGCGGCTCGGCGTCCGGCTTTTCATACCAGGTCAGCACCATATGCGCCTGATTCAGTTCGACCGCCTTGACGTAGGTGATGCGCAGCTGCGCTTCCGGCACGCCTAACGCAATCAAAGTCATGTATTTGGCAATGGAGAAATCTTCACAGTCGCCGCCGTTGCTGGCAAGAAATTCCACTGGCGTCGCCCAGTAGTCTTTTTGCTGCCAGTGCTCGTCGTCGGGGATGAACTCGACCTGATTGAAGAAGTTGTTGACGGTAGTGAGGGTGCTGCGAACGTCGCTGGGCGGACGCGCCAGCAACTGCTGCCAATCGAGCAGTCGGGTGCGTGCCGCGTCGCCGTATTTTGCGCTCATCCGCTCCAGCAGTTGCGGCGCCAGCTCGACGTCGGCGAACGCCATCAACAGGGCCAGCGCGGCAAAAATCACGGCCAGCCGGTGACGGTTCCGAACATCGTGCCGGAGCAGTGATAGCGTTCGCAGTAACAGCGTTCGCAGTAACGACAAGGGCAGGCAACGAAGCAACGCAGGGCCGGCAAGTGAAGGATGGCTGCAGCAAGCATAGTCACTGCAACCGTACCCGCGCTGCTGGCCGGCGAAAAAGCCGGGAGAATTTGTCGGGATTAGACGACGGCGCGCGGTCTGTTCACAAATTCGCCAGCCGGGTTCGGATCAACGCCAGATAGGCTTGCTCATCCGGCATCCGGCCGTCACGCTGGGCCTGCCAGAGCGATTCGGCCAGACAATCCATCAAACAATGTTCGGCCTCATGCTTGTCGCCGAGCCGCAGACAGAGCTGCGCATAAAGCCCTGCGATGCCATTTGGCCGGTCAGTGGCCAATTGCTCGCGCAGGCCCATGTGCAGGCCCATGTGCAGAAACGGATTCACTTCGCCAAATTCCGGCAGGTAATCCTGCTGGCTGTAACGCTCCGGCTGGGCCAGCGCCTTGTGGTATTCCGGATGCAGCGCGATCACCGCCTTGATCTGCTCTTCCAGCGCGGTCAACGGCTCGCCGGCCTGGGCCTTGCGATAGACCTCAAACCAGAGTTTGCGCAGGTTATTGCGATCGGAACCGAAGATCATGCTGTCAGGAACCTCTGCTGTTCAGCCGTGTTCAGGTCACGGTATAGCTTCACGGGAAACTTTCATTGCGAACGGCGTAAATGATAAACGATGCGCTGCCATTGGCGTCGGCAAAGCCTGATGACCAAACCGAGTG contains:
- a CDS encoding transglutaminase-like cysteine peptidase; protein product: MSLLRTLLLRTLSLLRHDVRNRHRLAVIFAALALLMAFADVELAPQLLERMSAKYGDAARTRLLDWQQLLARPPSDVRSTLTTVNNFFNQVEFIPDDEHWQQKDYWATPVEFLASNGGDCEDFSIAKYMTLIALGVPEAQLRITYVKAVELNQAHMVLTWYEKPDAEPLVLDNLIGDIRPASQRTDLVPVYSFNGADLWLAKERGAGQLVGSSERISPWRELLARLARDFKKAPFLAPGKP
- a CDS encoding DUF1841 family protein encodes the protein MIFGSDRNNLRKLWFEVYRKAQAGEPLTALEEQIKAVIALHPEYHKALAQPERYSQQDYLPEFGEVNPFLHMGLHMGLREQLATDRPNGIAGLYAQLCLRLGDKHEAEHCLMDCLAESLWQAQRDGRMPDEQAYLALIRTRLANL
- a CDS encoding bifunctional diguanylate cyclase/phosphodiesterase is translated as MSLTRRLQISLALLLMLALAANLWLQVQRTRDFLALQLQSHAQDTATSLALSMAPALAAHDNVTAERMIDAVFDRGYYRQILWLDVNEQPVIKRESTVAPAQIPAWFSRALPIQAPQAGALLSGGWSQQGKLMIESHTGYAQLALWRSFVDLLFGSAIALIALGILVVYTVQRSLAPLHRMADAAHQFVSRRAPMQLPSAVVHELQPLALALGQMSEQVAAQFNAQAGQLQTLQTQLQHDSVSHLPNRLALLDALSELEHAHQASVVIGLRLSNLGNVNAERGYAGTNAALLTLAEHLAAVANLRWFRLSGSEFLALTDSSNAFGTNAPGWLNLPAPWQAVAVQLTISADVQPGAVLARLDGALNEASQRQLSWWPLAAAETLPAEAWRQRLNAAIETPVFQFLPATIESLSARSQPAVEWLARLPQPNAETLTAGQLLAQARRLGLENALEGALLTSLAKLPRDHRHWHVNISARALTEPGLRQQLSSLARQQKISLELSESEALAITDLSTLLRPLRSEGIGFGLDQVSLSAGLLTALPRWRPDYLKLGLGLAGAGPDSALLSSLTRLAQALDIAVLVPVARDDNAAAWQSTGVDGLMRPPA